Below is a window of Tissierellales bacterium DNA.
TGCTTTTTCCTGAATCTATTATAAATGTGCTTTTGGTTGAAGTGGATAGATTTAATATATCTGGATTCTATTATATCACATACTAGGACTTCTGCTTGTGGATCAGTAGTGTAATACGTTGGAAGTCCTAGCTTCAATCTTAACATTGGATTATAAAATAATTCCCTTAACTTGCGCCTGTCACTCATATTTCCATGAATGTTATCTCTTTCTTCACTAGATGCAGCATTAGTCTTGCAAAAGATACAGTCCTTCTCCCAAAGTACACTAGAATCAAATTCAATTACACAGTACTCACGTTGCGGATAATTAGATCTAAGCGTGTAAAAAAATTTATAGTTAGGGTATGAGATTGATAAGCAGTTTGCATACAATGCTTCATCTAATCTATATGGGTCATTATTTTTAAATCTTAAATTATTTTCACTCAAGACCTCTACAGGAAACAGTCCAAATTCAACGATACTCTCTAGATTCTCAACTCTTGTAAAATGAACTAATGTATTTATTCTATTTAATCTACAATACTCTCTTATCTTTATCATCTAATTAACCCTTCCGCTTATAACTCTAATAAAATTAACTACATTTATTTTTCAGCTGTTCTCCTTAATGTTAAGAAACTAACTATCCATCCTCTTCCATTTCACTCCTAATTATCACCAATTACAACTAGTGTGTAATAAAACAAAAGATCCGATAAGATTTATTTATCTCATTGGATCTAAGTAATTTCAATATGTACGACACTATACCACAGATACCTCTTGTGACAGCAGTGACCATTAGCCCACATGTGTGGAGTACATAATCTTACATCTCCAATAAAATCAAACCTCAATTATGAAAAATCATCATCTGTATAAAAATAACTTTAATAAGCTAATACATAAAGTACATTCTACTCATATGATTAACGACTACTACCCAATAGCTGATTATGATGTAAAACCTTAATTTTTTCTAGTAAATATAACACAACAAATCAAATCTTAAATGTATCAAAAAAACAGACACCACTTTCAAAATGGTGTCTGTTCTTTAAAGTCAGTTGATAATTTTTCCCAAAAACATTATAACACAAAATCTGGAGAATCACCTAAAAACATACCAATTTATATTCTAATAAAATTATATATATAGTAATATTTTCTTGAGGTGTTTTTATGAAAAGATTGTTTAGTACACTGAGTATAGTTATTATAATTATTGCTATGTTTTTCCTATATAAAGATGTAGTTTATTATCATATCCCTTATAATCCTTTAAAAGAAATATACGATATAGAAGCTGAGATTAAACATGCTGATTATCAAATATTATTCGAAAAATTACTAATAAGACGGACTGAGGAATACAAAAGTGACATTCATCACGACATATTAAAATACTTTGCAGATATGGACATGGTTCCTCTAAAAAGTTCCACTCCAGTTAAGGTAATTTATAAAAATCCACACCGATCCATCTTATTCAGCATCGGAGAACCTTATAATAAAACAATCATGCTTTTCTTTTATAACCCCAACGTATTCGAATTAATCTCAGGTGGAATTCTAAAAGATGGTACATATAAAATCCAAGGTGAAGGAGTAGATTTCATATATTTATCCAATACTTTGAAAGAAAACAACTATTAAAATCCATGCAAAACCAAACTTCCCTTGGGGCCTGGCCTATCATTTAAGCTAATAAATTTATAACTGAGAATGATACTACTCAGTTTAAATTTATGGTTTAGCTTCAGCTAAAAGCATCCTTTTGATATAGATTCTCTATTAAGAATTGATTTCTTTAGGTTAAACTAATTTGAAAACTGGTCATATCGGTACGGAGAAAATCAGTTAATTCAAGGTCTAAAATAAATAATAACCTTTGGGGCTAGGTCTACCATTTTCCCGTTTTTGGGGACAGACACCAAAATTCAGTCTGATAGCGCTCAGTCTGACAGGAAATGACAAAAAAACTTTCTTCTAGGTTAAACTAATTTGTAAAGCTAATAATTCAAATTGAAAATGCTCCTATTCAATTTTTAATTATGGTTTTGTGTACAGCAAAAAGCATCCTTTTGTTATCTATACGGAGAAAATCAGTTGTACGGGGTCATTTAATCTGATTGTAATGCTTTGGATCTATATCTTTTAACCCCATCAGACTATCTAACTATCTGACTAAGTACTATTTATAATCTTTTAATTTTTTCTTTACACATTGCTTACTAAGTATTCATAATCTGTTCACAGATGTTCTTTAATATATAGTTATAGCAAATAACAAACGAACAAAAACAACAATAATTGAAAAGCCAACTTAATAACTAAAATTGAGATTTCCAAAATCTCACACGATAATCATTTGTCCCCCTTTAATTAAATGATTGTAAATGAAAAACTGCCGGATGTCGGCAGTTTTTTTATGTTAATAATATATTTTTATAAACTCTCACAATTTTGAATTCCAGATACTTCACTAGTAAAGATGCTAATATAACTGACTTAAGCTCCTAGAATCATACCATAGATTAGCCTTAATATTGCACAACATACAATAATCAATTTAAATCCACCTTTTTTACCATTCTCTGTTTCACTACGTTCAACACAGATTAAAAATAAAATAAACAATCCACTCATAACAGAAATACTCAAACTATCAATAAAAAATGAAAGTTTATCAGTAGTGACTCCTATTTTTTCAGACAATAATTTTAATTGATATTGAGTAAAAACTGAACTCAAAGAGCTGTCTTTTAAAACCCAAGAAAATTGTATAGGAATAAGAATTCCAACAACTGAATATACAATTCTTCTAAATACTAATGCTATAAAATCTACATATTTATTTGATATAACATCAAAAAAATCCATTTATTTCTCCCTTTTATTTCTAGTATATAAAATTATCCAAAATACAGTTAAGTGTATTGCTTATTTCATTATCAAATTCTACTGATTGTAATTCAACATGAAGATTTATATATTCTAATGATTGTGGCAATGAATATATTTCTAAATTTGGATTTAACAATTTAATTTCAGTAAACAATGAATGTCTATACTTGTCAACTGATGATTCGTGTGTAACAACAAATATTGAATCTGAAGCCCTGCTTAATAACTTAGTCATATTATCATAATCAACAATATAATTAATCAGTATGTAATCATATTTATCTAAACTATATAATTCATTTCTTATTTTTTCAGATATATCATTCACTTCATAGTTATGAAGAATATCATAATTCACATTTTGCTCTAAGTAAAATACTGAATAATCTACATTTGAATATTTTGTCGATAAAACACACTCAACTATACTTCCAACTCCATTCTCAGATACATGCAAATAACTAATATCAGATTCTACATCAATCTCTAAAGTATTAAATAAATCATCATATAATGGCTGATCTATAACTAAAATCTTTGAAGATGATAATTTTTTTATCAATTCACTAGTTATATAATAATTAATTCTTCGTTTTGTCATAGTATTAGCAATATATAAAATTTTGGGTTTGTCCATTTCATAATTTACTTGAGGAATATTGAAACATTCAAACAATTCTAATTTGTTAGGTCCTATTTTATCACGGTACTCATAATAAAATCTATTCAATATAGGAACTGAAGGATTTACTAAACCTTTCCTCATTCTATAATACATATCGTAATTAGAATTATTCTTCTTACGACTCAACTTAATTTCGTACTTCTCTAAAAAATCATTAAATTTATTCATTTCATTCCTCCTATAATATTTATATCTAAACTATATTACTTATGAATAAAAATAGATAGTTGAATATAATCAACTAAGATATACTATCCTATTATCTGATCTTAAAACTTATTGATTTTACTCTACTTGGATATAATAATCCTTTCAAAACAAAATAACTCTCATTTAATAAAACGAGAGTTACTTTATTGAATTATTTTAACTGTTTTATTCTCAACTACCAGTATAATAATATGTTATCCTAATTGTACTAGCTCCTTTAGTTTAACAATTATATCAGAATGTAATTCTAAAAATTCAGCAATAGAGGGCAACGTTAGTGCCTTTAATCCTAAAAAGTTAATAAATCTTTTACTAGCACTTTTAACTCTTCCTAGTTTTGGAGTGGTAGATTCTAATTGCTCTATTGCAATCTCAATATCATCAATAACTTCTTCTCTTTCTGTTTGTGGAATATTTTGCTCAATATTAATGGTATTAATCAAGTTTTTTAATAGCTCCACCATATCTTTCGTCTCATTAATGTTATATGTATTACTTGAATGAATATTTCCTGTAGCAACATTCGCTGTTCCATAATTATTATGAATATTTTGCTTAATAGTCACATTGTTAATATCCTCTAAAAGAAGTAAATCCTTAGCAATAAATCCATTAATAACATCAACCAATGGTTTGAAATATGATGTAAGATTACGTACCATATCAATTATCTTATTACTTCCTGAAGGATATTTAAATGCATGGCTTTCTATAGATTTTTTTGACTCTATTATATAACTCATATAATCATAAATAGCTTTAACATGATCTACCTCTAATTTTGGTGGGTTTATACATCCCCATCCAGCATTCTCAAATCGAAAGCATTCCTTAAAATCAAACTCTGTATTTTCGAAATACTTTACAAGTTTAAAATTTATATACTCATTATCATTTATATACTCTAAAAATCTATGTAAATTTACGTCTGATTCATTTCTTTTTGGATTTAACATTTTACTTGATAACTCTCGAAATTCCATACTTATAATCTGTAGAGATTTCTTATTCATAATTTATACCTCCGCAGTTAACACAATAAGTTATTGACTCGCCCATATTGTTTATAACTTTATACTGAAAACCACATTCTGAACATGACTTAATTACTTCAGAACCCAAAAATTCTCTATACTCCTTTACATTAACCTTTTTTAAAGGCTTATGAGTCATTTTCAAAATACCTTTTTGCCTATTTATCTTCTTAGCCATATCACCAAATGACTTATTAATCATTTCAATAGCTATATTTTCTAAATGAGATTGCATTACCACTTCTTGCTCTTTAGAAAAGAAATTGTTTCTTTCTTCTTTCAAACCACAATAAGGACAAAATATAACCTCTGTATTTATCTCATCATTTTCTAAATCATCTATTAACATCTTAAAATCCGATTCACAAAATGGACATTCCATATTAATATAACCATCTTCATCTCCATAAAATGTGATTTCAACACTTTCCATCATATATATCCCTCCTATTATTTTATTGCAGAATAATTATAACACAAAAACTGGAGAATCACCTAAAAACATACCAAATTACATTCCAATAAAATTATACATATAGTAATATTTTCTTGAGGTGTTTTTATGAAAACTAAGTTCAATAAATTAAATCTAATATGGATAATCTTAATACTATTCTTTCTGATTGAAGGTGTGATATATTATCATACTCCCTATAATCCTTTGACAGAAGTATATGATTCAGGGGCTGAAATCAAATATGCTGAGTACCAAATACTGTTCCATAAACTTCTTGTAACACGTACAGAGGAATATGGAAGTGAAGTTCACTATGAAATATTAAAGTATTTTGCAGATATGGACATGGTTCCTTTAGATAGGTATTCAAGAAAAGAAAGAACTTTAAAATATCCATCACGATTCCTCATGTTTAACGTTGGTGATCCATATAATAAAGCAGTTATGATTAGATTTATAAGTCCAAATGTATTCAGAATATCATCAGATGATGTTCTCGAAGATGGCTACTACGAAATCCAAGGTCAAGGTGTAGATTTCATATATCTAACCAACACTTTGAAAGAAAATAACTTTTAAAAATACTTTTGGGGTCAGGTCTCTCATTCTTGCATTTAAGCTAATAAATTTATAACTGAGAATGAAACTACTCAGTTTATATTTACGGTTTAGCTTCAGCTAAAAGCATCCTTTTGGTTTAGATTGTCTACTAAGAAGGGATTTCTTTAGGTTAAACTAATTTAAAAACAGGTCATATCTGTACGGAGAAAATCAGTTAATTCAAGGTCTAAAATAAACAATAACCTTTGGGGCTAGGTCTACCATTTTCCCGTTTTTGGGTACAGACCTTGAAGAACAGTCTGATAGTACCTAGTCTGATTGTCTGAAAGGAAGGGAGTTTTGGAGTAATCGCATCTTTGGTAGATGCTGGAGCAATTCGCACCTTTGTGTGGAGCAAGAGAGCAAAAGGGTGTATAGTCGGATATAGTTGAAAGTACTATAGATCTAAATCTTTTAAACCTATCAGACAATCTAACTAAGTACTAACAGACTGCTTTAAGGTGAAATCACTCCATATGCATGTCATTACTTTGCTGACAGGAGCGACTTCAACTCGGGTCTTATATATAGTTTCTTTTCGATAGAAAAAATTCCTTGTGTCTTCCGAACTACGAACTGCGACCAACAACCTACGTGTTCATTTAATATAATTTTTTCTTTACACATTGCTTACTAACAGTTCATAATCTATTCACAGATGTGGCTTATTATATATTTATAGCAGATAACAAAAACAATAAACAATAAGAAAAGCCAACTTAATAACTACATGAGATTAAATATCTCAAAATCATTTGTCCCCCTTTAATTAAATGATTGTAATTGAAAAACTGCCTGTCCCGGCAGTTTTTTTCATTGTGCTTAAAAACTTTTTTCAAAGTGCGTTTAGGGTCAGGTCTCTCATCTTTGCATTTGATGTATCAGTCTCATGGTCTGATGGTCAATGCTTTAGATCTTAATATTTTAAGCCTAGTTGATCATTTTACTGAATCAATCTTGGGGATTATATAAGTTATCTTTAATCTATAAATTTTATTATCCTATCAATTAATAGATTTGCTTGCTCAAGTGCTATAATATGTCCTGATTCAATTTTTTCTTCTTTATAGTTTTTAATTTTTTTACTTAAGGTTTTTGCTGAATTAAATACATCTTCATAGTCATAAGTTCCTACAAGATTATAAACTTCCTTATCTATTTTATCTAAGAATTCATTGACTGGTGGATTTATGAAATATGGCATTTTAAAGTTAGCACTTTTCAAAAGACTTTCCTTTGTTATTTTTTTAAATAATTCTATATTATATGAAGATATATCTTTTTCACTTCTCTTTTCTCCCACCAACCAAGCTTTAGTCCATATTTTAGTAGCCTCTTCTATATTTCCCCTGAACAATTCTGATTGAAAATCATTCATTTTCTTCACTTTATTTATATCTTCTTCTAGACCAAATAATCCAGCCGAAATAAGAAATAGTTTTTGGACTTTCTCTGGATACTGTATAGTATACTCAAGTGCTGTGTGGGCACCTGCTGAAAGACCTATTAGACTTACATCACTTATATTTAATTCATTAATTAAGAAATTCAAATCCTCATACATGCTATAATCAGAGTCATCCTGCTCAGTCTTTCCAGTATATCTAAAGTCGAGTTGTATGAGCTTGTATTTTTTTGATAACTCTTCTTCAACACTACTCCATATCCTTAAATCTGCAAAGGCTGAATTAAGTAATATAATTGGCTTACCTTGACCTGTAATTTTATAGTGTAATTTTAAACCATCTTTTTCTAAGAACATACTTTTATTATTCATAATCAATCTCCTTTTTTATTCTTCATTATTATTCTAGAATAAAAAATAGGACATCTAGTGTGTCCTATTTATAAAGATTATTCATTTTTATTATCATTTCTTTTACATCAGTTTTTAAGGACTCTGGTTCCACAACTTCAACTTGATTTCCAAAGGATAAAATCATGGATATTAACCAATTGTCTTTTTTGCGATATGTTTTAACTGTTATGTAATCCTCATCTAATCCATTTATCTCATCTGGATTAAAAGTATCTATTATTCTTGGGTATGAGGTTTTGCTGAATTTTAATATCTTAATTTCCTCATCAAAAGCTATCATTTTTTCATTATCAAAATCACTATATTCCCTCTCAATAAAATGTTTGTCAGTAATTTCAAGTTGACTTATCCTATTAACCTTGAAAACCCTAAATTCATTCCTTTTTAAGCAATATGCGTATAAATACCATCTAGAACTTTTCATTTTCAGACTATATGCTTCTATTTCCCTTTTTGATGGAACTCCTTCTAAATTACAATATTCTATACTTATTAATACTTTATCTTTTATTGCATCAGATAAAGTTTTTACCTTTAAGGAAATTGTTTCATCCTCATTCCAAGGGGACAAATCAATTTTCATTTGAACTCTATCCTTATTGGTATCAGCATTTAGTGCATACTCAAACTTCTCCCACAGCAC
It encodes the following:
- a CDS encoding alpha/beta hydrolase: MNNKSMFLEKDGLKLHYKITGQGKPIILLNSAFADLRIWSSVEEELSKKYKLIQLDFRYTGKTEQDDSDYSMYEDLNFLINELNISDVSLIGLSAGAHTALEYTIQYPEKVQKLFLISAGLFGLEEDINKVKKMNDFQSELFRGNIEEATKIWTKAWLVGEKRSEKDISSYNIELFKKITKESLLKSANFKMPYFINPPVNEFLDKIDKEVYNLVGTYDYEDVFNSAKTLSKKIKNYKEEKIESGHIIALEQANLLIDRIIKFID
- a CDS encoding YafY family transcriptional regulator, which produces MKIYRLLSILTTLLNNDLVSAKDLAEKNEVSVKTIQRDIETLNMAGIPVFSEKGMKGGYGILDSYKFDTKLLSTFELAVLNSVLDGLRSIYDNKQFEVLWEKFEYALNADTNKDRVQMKIDLSPWNEDETISLKVKTLSDAIKDKVLISIEYCNLEGVPSKREIEAYSLKMKSSRWYLYAYCLKRNEFRVFKVNRISQLEITDKHFIEREYSDFDNEKMIAFDEEIKILKFSKTSYPRIIDTFNPDEINGLDEDYITVKTYRKKDNWLISMILSFGNQVEVVEPESLKTDVKEMIIKMNNLYK
- a CDS encoding DUF4433 domain-containing protein, which produces MIKIREYCRLNRINTLVHFTRVENLESIVEFGLFPVEVLSENNLRFKNNDPYRLDEALYANCLSISYPNYKFFYTLRSNYPQREYCVIEFDSSVLWEKDCIFCKTNAASSEERDNIHGNMSDRRKLRELFYNPMLRLKLGLPTYYTTDPQAEVLVCDIIESRYIKSIHFNQKHIYNRFRKKHAIRKHNLIFSNEYYWGRKDYNYWQEE